A portion of the Choristoneura fumiferana chromosome 6, NRCan_CFum_1, whole genome shotgun sequence genome contains these proteins:
- the ema gene encoding C-type lectin domain containing ema isoform X1: MFRSRSWFGGGWGRPKNPHSLERLKYLHNILCKNTTVSESNRGTLVESLRCIAEILIWGDQNDSSVFDFFLEKNMLSYFLKIMRQKCGGSSFVCVQLLQTLNILFENIRNETSLYYLLSNNHVNSIIVHKFDFSDEEVMAYYISFLKTLSFKLNSHTIHFFYNEHTKDFPLYTEAIKFFNHSESMVRIAVRTLTLNVYRVQDASMLRFIRDRTAAPYFSNLVWFIGKHILELDACVRNDSDHQSQQKLDDLVAEHLDHLHYINDILCLNIPDLNDVLTEHLLHKLLVPLYIYSLMPASIHRSAQPSPYSNRDGMSMEAVTRNLEAILKGKSREMSPSRMTFSRQRMESEDESKPYVSCVVSLFLLSQVFLIITHGPIVHALAWIILQSDSSVFEDGATKILEMYISNAKSNVKLEFSKPQLSLEKALECTSGQERDYTTPEYSGPKTFGYDTDQSSCDLDPELVSNSLPSTSHISESSSVAHDSTEDLVTQIEISKSASAALGKQNMPDSPLPDSGIESGSSKSGQEFNNITDEEKQKMLGVTPSSPALTPASIKMLLDKENKEIEKRPFLKTILDSLDCRENDYKALFALCLLFALINNKGVNTELLDTLLCPEQSENSNVTAGSTESAPSSEGSEQEGATATPSKKPIQSYNALLISKLTAIASLSCRSGVPEPRVRLVTLELSVTLAGIAMRGSSGAAGARHVAAVDGLRSRAAALARNFYKCDDIFLDMFEDEYCEMSKRPLNVEWLCMDAAILLPPTRTPMSGIAFAKRLPSGEMERARRAIRTFFLIRDLYLKLTGKPETQLPLANPAPFVQVGDVLDLNDSDLISCDIIQKDGTWHHRFLAVDNIQIILVEPDKQRLGWGVAKLVGSLQDLEIQGDKEDPRCLHLTIHKPRVGASGALPRTVLLRAKFKFDDHIRSMAAKQRLTKGRTKSRQKKMQQIGRLLEVSGMTSGPPSLAPRHRPLFTRPGITTVRRHTGVDGDDMDRRLRRPSGHMLKDGVVVYRERTTSRESSISRGSSGHPSRDGSPRARSEDIPLEDIRRNAVAAAAAAATAALQTQPSTSSQPQKAPTGSSEETSFISGEPRVKRKGIVETI, translated from the exons ATGTTCAGAAGTCGAAGCTGGTTCGGCGGTGGCTGGGGGAGGCCCAAAAACCCTCATTCTTTAGAGCGTTTGAAGTATTTGCACAACATACTTTGTAAGAACACCACTGTTTCTGAGAGCAATCGGGGTACTCTGGTTGAGTCTTTGAGGTGCATAGCGGAGATACTAATATGGGGTGACCAGAATGACAGCTCTGTATTTGA TTTTTTCCTGGAAAAGAACATGCTGTCATATTTCCTCAAGATAATGCGACAGAAGTGTGGGGGCTCCTCGTTTGTGTGTGTGCAGCTACTTCAGACACTCAACATTCTGTTTGAAAATATACGAAATGAGACATCGTTGT attatcTGCTGAGCAACAACCATGTTAATTCGATTATTGTACACAAGTTTGACTTCTCCGATGAAGAAGTGATGGCATACTACATCTCGTTTCTCAAAACTCTGAGTTTCAAATTGAATAGCCACACTATACACTTCTTTTATAACGAG CATACAAAAGACTTCCCTCTATACACGGAGGCGATAAAATTCTTCAACCATTCAGAGTCCATGGTCCGGATCGCAGTAAGAACGCTGACGCTCAATGTGTACAGAGTGCAAGATGCGAGTATGCTTAGATTCATTAGAGACAG gacgGCGGCACCATATTTCAGTAACCTAGTTTGGTTTATCGGCAAACACATTCTAGAATTAGACGCGTGCGTGCGAAACGACTCGGA TCACCAGTCACAGCAAAAACTTGACGATCTCGTTGCCGAACATCTAGACCACTTGCACTATATAAACGACATTCTTTGCCTGAACATTCCTGATCTCAATGACGTTTTAACGGAGCACTTGTTGCACAAGCTCTTAGTGCCTCTGTATATTTATTCTTTGATGCCTGCGTCTATCCATCGATCTGCTCAGCCTTCCCCGTACAGCAATAGAGATGGCATGAGCATGGAAGCTGTTACGAGGAATCTTGAAGCTATACTTAAAGGAAAAAGTAGAGAAATGTCACCGTCTAGAATGACGTTCTCGAGACAAAGAATGGAATCAGAAGACGAGAGCAAACCTTACGTATCGTGCGTGGTCTCGTTATTCTTACTCTCACAAGTATTTCTAATAATAACGCATGGGCCTATAGTACATGCACTAGCTTGGATCATATTGCAGTCCGACTCTTCAGTATTCGAGGACGGTGCTACTAAAATATTGGAAATGTACATCAGTAATGCTAAATCCAACGTCAAACTTGAGTTCTCAAAACCACAACTGAGTTTAGAGAAGGCATTAGAATGTACATCGGGTCAGGAAAGAGACTATACTACTCCGGAGTACAGTGGCCCGAAGACTTTTGGTTACGATACCGATCAATCTAGTTGTGATCTTGATCCCGAATTAGTGTCTAATTCTTTACCGTCCACGTCGCATATAAGCGAATCTTCGAGCGTTGCTCACGATTCAACTGAAGATTTGGTCACTCAGATTGAAATTTCTAAATCTGCTAGTGCCGCTTTAGGCAAACAGAATATGCCCGATTCACCTTTGCCTGACTCCGGTATTGAGTCGGGTTCCTCTAAATCTGGGCAGGAATTTAACAATATCACTGATGAGGAGAAGCAGAAAATGCTTGGCGTTACTCCTAGCTCGCCTGCTCTAACTCCTGCATCTATAAAAATGCTTCTGGACAAAGAGAACAAAGAAATAGAGAAGAGGCCGTTTTTGAAAACTATTCTAGATTCTCTGGACTGTCGCGAGAATGACTACAAAGCACTATTCGCGCTTTGCTTGCTGTTtgctttaataaataataaag gaGTTAACACAGAACTACTCGATACGCTTCTATGTCCGGAGCAGAGTGAGAATTCTAACGTAACGGCCGGTTCGACTGaatcagcgccatctagtgagggTTCGGAGCAAGAGGGTGCGACCGCGACTCCTTCAAAGAAGCCCATACAGAGCTACAACGCTCTGCTGATCTCGAAGCTAACAGCTATTGCCTCTTTGAGCTGTAGATCCGGTG TTCCAGAGCCTCGCGTCCGTCTGGTCACACTGGAGCTGAGCGTGACACTGGCCGGCATCGCGATGCGGGGCTCCAGTGGCGCCGCGGGAGCCCGGCACGTCGCCGCAGTCGACGGCTTGCGGTCGCGGGCCGCCGCACTGGCGCGCAATTTCTACAAATGCGACGACATCTTTCTTGACATGTTCGAAGAcga GTACTGTGAAATGAGCAAGCGACCCCTGAACGTGGAGTGGCTTTGCATGGACGCGGCCATACTGTTGCCGCCCACTCGCACACCTATGTCTGGTATCGCTTTTGCGAAGAGGTTGCCTAGTGGGGAG ATGGAAAGAGCCCGTCGCGCCATCCGCACATTCTTCCTGATCCGGGACTTGTACCTGAAACTCACGGGGAAACCGGAAACGCAACTGCCGTTGGCCAATCCTGCGCCGTTCGTGCAAGTCGGGGACGTATTAGACTTGA ACGATTCCGATCTCATATCCTGCGACATCATCCAGAAGGACGGCACATGGCACCACAGGTTTCTAGCCGTGGACAACATTCAGATAATACTAGTGGAACCTGACAAGCAGAGACTAGGCTGGGGAGTGGCTAAACTGGTCGGTAGTCTTCAAGACTTAGAG ATACAAGGTGACAAAGAGGACCCCCGTTGCCTCCACCTAACGATCCACAAGCCCCGAGTGGGGGCCAGTGGCGCCCTCCCCCGCACCGTGTTGCTACGGGCCAAGTTCAAATTTGATGACCACATTAGAAGCATGGCGGCTAAACAGAGACTTACTAAG GGACGAACGAAGTCGCGTCAAAAGAAAATGCAGCAGATCGGCCGTCTTCTAGAAGTTTCTGGAATGACCAGCGGGCCGCCTTCGCTCGCCCCGCGGCATCGCCCGCTTTTCACTCGCCCCGGCATCACTACCGTCCGACGACACACTG GTGTGGATGGTGATGACATGGACAGGCGACTGCGCAGGCCGAGCGGCCACATGCTCAAAGACGGCGTTGTCGTGTATCGCGAACGGACTACCAGCAGAGAAAG TAGTATATCGCGAGGCAGCAGCGGCCACCCGTCACGAGATGGCTCGCCGCGCGCCCGCTCCGAAGACATACCTCTTGAGGACATCCGGAGGAACGCGGtagcggccgccgccgccgccgctaccGCCGCCCTGCAG ACGCAGCCTAGCACATCAAGTCAGCCGCAGAAAGCACCGACTGGTTCCTCCGAAGAGACATCCTTCATATCGGGAGAGCCGCGAGTAAAACGCAAAGGCATCGTCGAGACCATTTGA
- the ema gene encoding C-type lectin domain containing ema isoform X2, with protein MFRSRSWFGGGWGRPKNPHSLERLKYLHNILCKNTTVSESNRGTLVESLRCIAEILIWGDQNDSSVFDFFLEKNMLSYFLKIMRQKCGGSSFVCVQLLQTLNILFENIRNETSLYYLLSNNHVNSIIVHKFDFSDEEVMAYYISFLKTLSFKLNSHTIHFFYNEHTKDFPLYTEAIKFFNHSESMVRIAVRTLTLNVYRVQDASMLRFIRDRTAAPYFSNLVWFIGKHILELDACVRNDSDHQSQQKLDDLVAEHLDHLHYINDILCLNIPDLNDVLTEHLLHKLLVPLYIYSLMPASIHRSAQPSPYSNRDGMSMEAVTRNLEAILKGKSREMSPSRMTFSRQRMESEDESKPYVSCVVSLFLLSQVFLIITHGPIVHALAWIILQSDSSVFEDGATKILEMYISNAKSNVKLEFSKPQLSLEKALECTSGQERDYTTPEYSGPKTFGYDTDQSSCDLDPELVSNSLPSTSHISESSSVAHDSTEDLVTQIEISKSASAALGKQNMPDSPLPDSGIESGSSKSGQEFNNITDEEKQKMLGVTPSSPALTPASIKMLLDKENKEIEKRPFLKTILDSLDCRENDYKALFALCLLFALINNKGVNTELLDTLLCPEQSENSNVTAGSTESAPSSEGSEQEGATATPSKKPIQSYNALLISKLTAIASLSCRSGEPRVRLVTLELSVTLAGIAMRGSSGAAGARHVAAVDGLRSRAAALARNFYKCDDIFLDMFEDEYCEMSKRPLNVEWLCMDAAILLPPTRTPMSGIAFAKRLPSGEMERARRAIRTFFLIRDLYLKLTGKPETQLPLANPAPFVQVGDVLDLNDSDLISCDIIQKDGTWHHRFLAVDNIQIILVEPDKQRLGWGVAKLVGSLQDLEIQGDKEDPRCLHLTIHKPRVGASGALPRTVLLRAKFKFDDHIRSMAAKQRLTKGRTKSRQKKMQQIGRLLEVSGMTSGPPSLAPRHRPLFTRPGITTVRRHTGVDGDDMDRRLRRPSGHMLKDGVVVYRERTTSRESSISRGSSGHPSRDGSPRARSEDIPLEDIRRNAVAAAAAAATAALQTQPSTSSQPQKAPTGSSEETSFISGEPRVKRKGIVETI; from the exons ATGTTCAGAAGTCGAAGCTGGTTCGGCGGTGGCTGGGGGAGGCCCAAAAACCCTCATTCTTTAGAGCGTTTGAAGTATTTGCACAACATACTTTGTAAGAACACCACTGTTTCTGAGAGCAATCGGGGTACTCTGGTTGAGTCTTTGAGGTGCATAGCGGAGATACTAATATGGGGTGACCAGAATGACAGCTCTGTATTTGA TTTTTTCCTGGAAAAGAACATGCTGTCATATTTCCTCAAGATAATGCGACAGAAGTGTGGGGGCTCCTCGTTTGTGTGTGTGCAGCTACTTCAGACACTCAACATTCTGTTTGAAAATATACGAAATGAGACATCGTTGT attatcTGCTGAGCAACAACCATGTTAATTCGATTATTGTACACAAGTTTGACTTCTCCGATGAAGAAGTGATGGCATACTACATCTCGTTTCTCAAAACTCTGAGTTTCAAATTGAATAGCCACACTATACACTTCTTTTATAACGAG CATACAAAAGACTTCCCTCTATACACGGAGGCGATAAAATTCTTCAACCATTCAGAGTCCATGGTCCGGATCGCAGTAAGAACGCTGACGCTCAATGTGTACAGAGTGCAAGATGCGAGTATGCTTAGATTCATTAGAGACAG gacgGCGGCACCATATTTCAGTAACCTAGTTTGGTTTATCGGCAAACACATTCTAGAATTAGACGCGTGCGTGCGAAACGACTCGGA TCACCAGTCACAGCAAAAACTTGACGATCTCGTTGCCGAACATCTAGACCACTTGCACTATATAAACGACATTCTTTGCCTGAACATTCCTGATCTCAATGACGTTTTAACGGAGCACTTGTTGCACAAGCTCTTAGTGCCTCTGTATATTTATTCTTTGATGCCTGCGTCTATCCATCGATCTGCTCAGCCTTCCCCGTACAGCAATAGAGATGGCATGAGCATGGAAGCTGTTACGAGGAATCTTGAAGCTATACTTAAAGGAAAAAGTAGAGAAATGTCACCGTCTAGAATGACGTTCTCGAGACAAAGAATGGAATCAGAAGACGAGAGCAAACCTTACGTATCGTGCGTGGTCTCGTTATTCTTACTCTCACAAGTATTTCTAATAATAACGCATGGGCCTATAGTACATGCACTAGCTTGGATCATATTGCAGTCCGACTCTTCAGTATTCGAGGACGGTGCTACTAAAATATTGGAAATGTACATCAGTAATGCTAAATCCAACGTCAAACTTGAGTTCTCAAAACCACAACTGAGTTTAGAGAAGGCATTAGAATGTACATCGGGTCAGGAAAGAGACTATACTACTCCGGAGTACAGTGGCCCGAAGACTTTTGGTTACGATACCGATCAATCTAGTTGTGATCTTGATCCCGAATTAGTGTCTAATTCTTTACCGTCCACGTCGCATATAAGCGAATCTTCGAGCGTTGCTCACGATTCAACTGAAGATTTGGTCACTCAGATTGAAATTTCTAAATCTGCTAGTGCCGCTTTAGGCAAACAGAATATGCCCGATTCACCTTTGCCTGACTCCGGTATTGAGTCGGGTTCCTCTAAATCTGGGCAGGAATTTAACAATATCACTGATGAGGAGAAGCAGAAAATGCTTGGCGTTACTCCTAGCTCGCCTGCTCTAACTCCTGCATCTATAAAAATGCTTCTGGACAAAGAGAACAAAGAAATAGAGAAGAGGCCGTTTTTGAAAACTATTCTAGATTCTCTGGACTGTCGCGAGAATGACTACAAAGCACTATTCGCGCTTTGCTTGCTGTTtgctttaataaataataaag gaGTTAACACAGAACTACTCGATACGCTTCTATGTCCGGAGCAGAGTGAGAATTCTAACGTAACGGCCGGTTCGACTGaatcagcgccatctagtgagggTTCGGAGCAAGAGGGTGCGACCGCGACTCCTTCAAAGAAGCCCATACAGAGCTACAACGCTCTGCTGATCTCGAAGCTAACAGCTATTGCCTCTTTGAGCTGTAGATCCGGTG AGCCTCGCGTCCGTCTGGTCACACTGGAGCTGAGCGTGACACTGGCCGGCATCGCGATGCGGGGCTCCAGTGGCGCCGCGGGAGCCCGGCACGTCGCCGCAGTCGACGGCTTGCGGTCGCGGGCCGCCGCACTGGCGCGCAATTTCTACAAATGCGACGACATCTTTCTTGACATGTTCGAAGAcga GTACTGTGAAATGAGCAAGCGACCCCTGAACGTGGAGTGGCTTTGCATGGACGCGGCCATACTGTTGCCGCCCACTCGCACACCTATGTCTGGTATCGCTTTTGCGAAGAGGTTGCCTAGTGGGGAG ATGGAAAGAGCCCGTCGCGCCATCCGCACATTCTTCCTGATCCGGGACTTGTACCTGAAACTCACGGGGAAACCGGAAACGCAACTGCCGTTGGCCAATCCTGCGCCGTTCGTGCAAGTCGGGGACGTATTAGACTTGA ACGATTCCGATCTCATATCCTGCGACATCATCCAGAAGGACGGCACATGGCACCACAGGTTTCTAGCCGTGGACAACATTCAGATAATACTAGTGGAACCTGACAAGCAGAGACTAGGCTGGGGAGTGGCTAAACTGGTCGGTAGTCTTCAAGACTTAGAG ATACAAGGTGACAAAGAGGACCCCCGTTGCCTCCACCTAACGATCCACAAGCCCCGAGTGGGGGCCAGTGGCGCCCTCCCCCGCACCGTGTTGCTACGGGCCAAGTTCAAATTTGATGACCACATTAGAAGCATGGCGGCTAAACAGAGACTTACTAAG GGACGAACGAAGTCGCGTCAAAAGAAAATGCAGCAGATCGGCCGTCTTCTAGAAGTTTCTGGAATGACCAGCGGGCCGCCTTCGCTCGCCCCGCGGCATCGCCCGCTTTTCACTCGCCCCGGCATCACTACCGTCCGACGACACACTG GTGTGGATGGTGATGACATGGACAGGCGACTGCGCAGGCCGAGCGGCCACATGCTCAAAGACGGCGTTGTCGTGTATCGCGAACGGACTACCAGCAGAGAAAG TAGTATATCGCGAGGCAGCAGCGGCCACCCGTCACGAGATGGCTCGCCGCGCGCCCGCTCCGAAGACATACCTCTTGAGGACATCCGGAGGAACGCGGtagcggccgccgccgccgccgctaccGCCGCCCTGCAG ACGCAGCCTAGCACATCAAGTCAGCCGCAGAAAGCACCGACTGGTTCCTCCGAAGAGACATCCTTCATATCGGGAGAGCCGCGAGTAAAACGCAAAGGCATCGTCGAGACCATTTGA
- the LOC141429184 gene encoding uncharacterized protein, with amino-acid sequence MKYSKDLVVAFILLGLFARSHSAPSSRKSRAAALPEATSNRQSKLTEEYKEDETTDAPSPTPKTNRRNKALNLLGYFPSFLASGLDYNEDDDDDVTFAVNDDNFDDDDLSRTIPSRRRQQNKKKNGNGENYQNDNLNSLQYDNSPIFYIRLPPTPYMFVPGLGYVSQPPSLGPPMGPPMPQNMPPQVDPFINLPLDFVSNGKPTGVYQWSGAGGYPQVPPMPQVDPYGYGPQPMMPSMQRPSYNNVPSYSNPKPKPAPTNSKVTNLKGQYVFNGKPNDSVYVLRDTYNSIYSDALQNFYP; translated from the coding sequence ATGAAGTACTCAAAAGATCTGGTCGTCGCTTTCATACTCCTTGGGTTGTTTGCGCGCAGTCATAGCGCCCCGTCTTCCAGAAAATCGCGAGCAGCTGCCCTACCCGAAGCAACAAGCAACCGCCAAAGCAAACTCACAGAAGAATACAAAGAGGATGAAACCACTGATGCACCATCGCCCACGCCCAAAACAAACAGAAGAAACAAAGCGCTTAACCTGCTGGGCTACTTTCCGTCGTTCTTAGCTTCAGGCTTAGATTACAACgaagatgatgacgatgatgtaaCCTTCGCCGTCAATGACGATAACTTCGATGACGACGACCTATCTAGAACCATCCCTTCGAGACGTCGACAGCAAAACAAGAAGAAAAACGGCAACGGAGAAAACTATCAAAACGACAACTTAAACTCACTTCAGTATGACAACTCTCCGATCTTCTACATCAGACTGCCCCCTACTCCGTACATGTTTGTACCTGGTTTGGGGTACGTGTCGCAGCCCCCCAGCCTGGGACCTCCGATGGGCCCGCCTATGCCTCAAAACATGCCACCTCAAGTAGACCCTTTCATCAACTTGCCTTTGGATTTCGTATCAAATGGGAAGCCTACAGGAGTATACCAATGGAGCGGAGCCGGAGGCTATCCTCAAGTACCACCAATGCCTCAAGTTGATCCTTATGGCTACGGACCACAGCCGATGATGCCTTCCATGCAAAGACCGAGCTATAACAATGTGCCTTCATACTCTAACCCCAAACCTAAGCCGGCTCCCACCAATTCTAAAGTCACTAACCTAAAGGGCCAATATGTATTTAATGGGAAACCCAACGACAGTGTATACGTGCTAAGAGACACGTACAACTCAATATATTCGGATGCTCTTCAAAATTTCTATCCTTAA